From Algoriphagus sp. NG3, the proteins below share one genomic window:
- a CDS encoding OmpA family protein, with protein sequence MRAVFLLLFLFSSNMVAHAQGYSIIDGKAIKMYQEGEELTLSRQYEAAIEKFQSAIKREASFLEAYVKLAQLQMTQGDLDGAEKSLISGQSKLANPKATIKHKADIGWVFTNVYLKQGRYKEAYSKFLETEPMLEESFRKHVYYKEMADQMLFLKDHLERDWVIEKEKLEQPLNEFQLQYFPVLTANGEQILFTKRDGAGTNHKEDIYMSFMGTDGGWTKPQSIAETINSPYNEGTCSITADGNVLIYTSCDAPDSEGSCDLYIAYKLNGRWQRPRNMGKNVNSRFWDSQPSLSADGKILFFSSNRKGGYGGNDIWYSVLQNDGTWSVAKNLGDVVNTPKDEISPFMFFNNEILFFASNGHPGFGGMDIHLSRVVDGEFSKPENLGLPINDQHDQVALFITAQKDYAYFTELTSIEQGQDRSLLYRFKFPEDIYLGENLTVTEGKVLNSKTGEPVDASLSLVSLTNDSTLYQFGADGKTGEFMMLYPDKAISGLYVEKKGFLPKIYNVERDNIKNVKDLKVELVPVAAGEEFVFENVFFEFDEYSLKSESISSLKRLVKFLTENPNVNILISGHTDNVGSAGYNQTLSLRRAKSVQQFLISAGFHEARVLVEGKGDKEPMVPNTTPKNQALNRRITIKIL encoded by the coding sequence ATGCGCGCAGTTTTCCTTTTGTTATTTCTTTTTTCTAGTAATATGGTGGCCCACGCCCAGGGTTATTCTATTATAGATGGCAAGGCGATCAAGATGTATCAGGAAGGGGAGGAGCTTACGCTTTCAAGGCAGTATGAGGCGGCAATTGAGAAATTTCAAAGTGCGATAAAGCGAGAAGCTTCTTTTTTGGAAGCCTATGTGAAATTAGCCCAACTTCAGATGACACAGGGAGATCTGGATGGAGCTGAGAAAAGCTTAATAAGCGGGCAGTCCAAATTGGCTAACCCCAAAGCCACTATAAAACACAAGGCGGATATAGGCTGGGTATTTACCAATGTCTATCTCAAACAGGGAAGATATAAGGAGGCTTATTCGAAATTTTTGGAAACAGAGCCTATGCTGGAGGAAAGTTTTCGAAAGCATGTGTATTACAAAGAAATGGCTGACCAAATGCTTTTTCTTAAAGATCATCTAGAGCGTGATTGGGTGATAGAGAAAGAAAAGCTTGAGCAGCCATTGAATGAATTCCAATTGCAGTATTTTCCTGTGCTCACGGCAAATGGCGAGCAGATTTTATTCACTAAAAGGGATGGTGCAGGAACTAATCATAAGGAGGATATTTACATGTCTTTTATGGGGACGGATGGAGGTTGGACTAAGCCGCAAAGCATAGCTGAAACAATTAACTCTCCCTATAACGAAGGAACCTGCTCTATCACTGCGGATGGAAATGTTCTGATCTATACTTCCTGTGATGCCCCGGATTCTGAGGGAAGTTGCGACCTCTATATAGCGTATAAATTAAACGGAAGATGGCAGCGTCCCCGAAATATGGGTAAAAATGTCAATTCCCGTTTTTGGGATTCACAGCCATCACTTTCAGCTGATGGAAAGATCCTGTTTTTTTCATCCAATAGAAAGGGAGGCTATGGCGGAAATGATATTTGGTATTCCGTTTTGCAAAATGATGGTACTTGGTCAGTGGCAAAGAATCTAGGGGATGTTGTAAATACGCCAAAAGATGAGATTTCCCCATTTATGTTTTTCAATAATGAAATCTTGTTTTTTGCGTCTAATGGCCATCCTGGTTTTGGAGGGATGGATATACATCTTTCCCGAGTAGTGGATGGGGAGTTTTCAAAACCTGAAAATCTAGGCTTACCTATAAATGACCAGCACGATCAGGTGGCTTTGTTTATTACAGCTCAGAAGGATTATGCTTATTTCACAGAGTTGACCTCAATAGAGCAAGGGCAGGACAGATCACTTTTATATAGATTCAAATTTCCTGAGGATATTTATCTGGGGGAGAACTTAACTGTCACAGAAGGGAAAGTACTCAACTCAAAGACGGGAGAGCCAGTGGACGCTTCCTTGTCGCTGGTGTCACTTACTAATGACAGTACACTGTACCAATTTGGGGCTGATGGCAAGACAGGTGAGTTTATGATGCTTTATCCTGATAAGGCGATTTCGGGACTTTATGTAGAAAAAAAGGGGTTTCTGCCTAAGATATATAATGTAGAGCGGGATAATATTAAAAATGTGAAAGATCTCAAGGTGGAATTGGTGCCTGTAGCCGCAGGCGAAGAGTTTGTGTTTGAGAATGTGTTTTTTGAATTCGATGAATATAGCCTCAAAAGTGAATCTATTTCCTCACTGAAACGGTTGGTGAAATTTTTGACTGAAAACCCTAATGTGAATATTCTAATTTCTGGCCATACAGATAATGTGGGAAGTGCCGGTTATAATCAAACGCTCAGCTTGCGGCGTGCCAAAAGTGTTCAGCAATTCTTGATTTCGGCAGGATTTCACGAAGCTCGTGTATTGGTGGAGGGCAAGGGGGATAAGGAGCCGATGGTTCCAAACACCACTCCGAAGAATCAAGCGCTGAACAGGAGAATCACGATAAAGATTTTGTAA
- a CDS encoding 7-carboxy-7-deazaguanine synthase QueE yields the protein MKTAQMVTQGTMLPVMEAFYTIQGEGRFTGYPAYFIRLGGCDVGCVWCDVKESWDSGKWPVLSIEEIVSDALAHPGRLVVITGGEPLMYDLGPLTSLLKSKGFTTNIETSGAHPFSGDFDWVCFSPKKFKKPHPSIYEVADELKVVVFHQSDFAFAEEHAELVNSNCELRLQPEWSKAEKFTPLIIDFAKNRPKWKISLQTHKFMDIP from the coding sequence ATGAAGACAGCACAAATGGTCACGCAGGGAACCATGCTTCCGGTGATGGAGGCGTTTTATACAATACAAGGAGAAGGTAGATTTACGGGGTACCCCGCTTATTTTATCCGGCTTGGAGGCTGTGATGTGGGGTGTGTCTGGTGTGACGTCAAGGAATCCTGGGATTCGGGTAAATGGCCGGTTCTTTCTATAGAAGAGATTGTTTCAGACGCTCTGGCGCATCCGGGAAGGCTAGTTGTCATCACAGGCGGAGAGCCTTTAATGTATGATTTAGGTCCCTTGACTTCCTTGTTGAAGTCTAAAGGGTTTACTACAAATATCGAGACTTCCGGAGCCCATCCGTTTTCGGGGGATTTTGATTGGGTTTGTTTTTCACCTAAGAAATTCAAAAAGCCACATCCATCTATTTATGAAGTAGCTGATGAGCTGAAGGTTGTGGTGTTTCATCAAAGTGATTTTGCATTTGCGGAAGAGCATGCAGAGTTGGTTAATTCCAACTGCGAACTGCGCCTTCAGCCGGAATGGAGTAAGGCAGAAAAGTTTACCCCCCTAATCATAGATTTTGCAAAAAATCGCCCAAAATGGAAAATTTCGCTTCAAACTCATAAATTTATGGACATTCCTTAA